In a genomic window of Chrysemys picta bellii isolate R12L10 chromosome 1, ASM1138683v2, whole genome shotgun sequence:
- the MCAT gene encoding malonyl-CoA-acyl carrier protein transacylase, mitochondrial has product MCSWAAAGRRLSGCRARAALPGAPGRGGSAWPGGGRAVNLTELLQSSVGDEEAATRRQRPPQEGTVLLFPGQGSQFVGMGRGLLRYPNVRDMFRVAEKVLGYDLLSLCLRGPQAELDRTLHCQPAIFLASLAAVEKLNHQQPSVIENCVAAAGFSVGEFAALVFAGALDYTEALYAVKVRAEAMQKASEAVPSGMLSVIGQRESNYNFACLEAREHCKSLGIENPVCEISNYLFPDSRVIAGHLQALEFLQENSRKYYFKRTKMLPVSGAFHTRLMEPATEPLAEVLKSVEIQKPFICVYSNVDSQKYMHSKHIQRLLVKQLVSPVKWEQTMHAIYERKQGVEFPYTYEVGPGKQLGAILRNCNLKAWKLYKHIDVSEDEEAKETVLKENSHDSPPA; this is encoded by the exons ATGTGCAGCTGGGCCGCGGCGGGGCGGCGGCTGAGCGGCTGCCGAGCGCGCGCCGCGCTCCCCGGAGCCCccgggcgggggggcagcgcgtGGCCCGGCGGGGGCCGGGCCGTGAACCTGACCGAGCTGCTGCAGAGCTCGGTGGGGGACGAGGAGGCGGCGACGCGGCGGCAGCGGCCCCCCCAGGAGGGCACCGTGCTGCTCTTccccggccagggcagccagtTCGTGGGGATGGGCCGGGGGCTCCTGCGCTACCCCAACGTCAGGGACATGTTCCGGGTGGCCGAGAAGGTGCTGGGCTACGACCTGCTCTCGCTCTGTCTGCGGGGGCCGCAGGCCGAGCTGGACCGCACCCTGCACTGCCAGCCTGCCATCTTCCTCGCCTCCCTGGCCGCCGTCGAGAAGCTCAACCACCAGCAGCCCAGT GTCATTGAGAACTGTGTTGCAGCTGCTGGGTTCAGTGTTGGAGAGTTTgcagccctggtgtttgctggagCCTTAGATTATACAGAAG CCTTGTATGCAGTGAAAGTGCGTGCTGAAGCTATGCAAAAGGCATCAGAAGCTGTCCCAAGTGGAATGCTATCAGTTATTGGTCAACGCGAGTCAAATTACAACTTTGCCTGCTTGGAAGCTCGTGAACACTGTAAATCATTGGGTATAGAAAATCCTGTGTGTGAAATTTCAAATTACCTGTTTCCAGATAGCAGAGTCATTGCAGGACATTTGCAG GCTTTGGAATTCTTGCAGGAGAATTCCCGAAAATATTATTTTAAGCGAACAAAAATGCTTCCAGTCAGTGGTGCTTTTCACACAAGACTCATGGAACCAGCAACAGAGCCTTTGGCTGAAGTTCTAAAATCAGTTGAGATTCAGAAACCATTCATCTGTGTCTATTCGAACGTTGATAGCCAAAAATATATGCACTCAAAACACATTCAACGTTTGTTAGTAAAGCAGCTTGTTTCACCTGTTAAGTGGGAACAGACTATGCATGctatatatgaaagaaaacaAGGAGTAGAGTTTCCTTATACATATGAAGTGGGGCCTGGGAAGCAGCTAGGAGCAATCCTCAGAAACTGCAATTTAAAGGCCTGGAAGCTCTATAAACATATTGATGTTTCAGAAGATGAGGAAGCAAAGGAAACAGTTTTGAAGGAAAATTCACATGATTCCCCCCCCgcttaa